A window of the Chanodichthys erythropterus isolate Z2021 chromosome 21, ASM2448905v1, whole genome shotgun sequence genome harbors these coding sequences:
- the brdt gene encoding bromodomain testis-specific protein isoform X4 — protein MSDLKPPLNFTMNGNPPPPEFKNPKKPGRLTNQLQYLEKVVIKFLWRHHFSWPFRQPVDAVRLNLPDYYAIIKNPMDLSTIKKRLENNYYWKAMECVEDFNTMFTNCYVYNRPGDDIVKMAQILEKVFLEKVTEMPQDEFEISAVTNKAPLKGGRKSTTVLKMRPQSPVSEVVFQQTVTVIPPDALHTIPSTPLSAQLTAKLKNGVKRKADTTTPSASCINSCESSPCVTEPKVLKLFSRRGSGRPIKPPCKDLPESPPQHQVGRRTKLSERLKYCSAILKEMFAKKHSAYAWPFYKPVDAKALGLDDYHEIIHQPMDMSTIKKKMETREYTDALQFAADVRLMFSNCYKYNPPGHEVVGMARKLQDVFEFRFSKIPEEPRNAASTSSQNRVRKERAHSPSSSESSDSESSSPSEDSSDTEEDEEERAQRLASLEEQLKAVREQLQLLTQTPLLKPKKREKSKKKKRKKEKESTKRKGEEIKKSAKIQKRSNSSKSSGRKESRACDSEEEMNTLPMSYEEKRQLSLDINKLPGDKLGKVVNIIKAREPLLRDTDPEEIEIDFETLKPSTLRALECYVVTCLRKKPKETNKKKSQKKSKIKEMDKEIHHTTGEPNSNKKSKIETEGEFKDMSRPSRLSDSSSSSSSSDSSSSDSSSSDSCDSDSEQKTKRKQSKAPGHANKNKNKAMRQAVAEVKDSFSASVVTSQSRLTSLVSEADSKDLFASQQAKHPAEDNITTIPGIPPLLSPLTSPPAAMPVTGSQPTSSSQFEQCRLLSPLHESPLTNMRDEQGCPETLEEPSVQLHKMPGAKLDAGELCKSIQDAKSTLPKKDIVLKHADSWTSLGKMATQTPCPIKSSKESFQQFRKVAMEKEERERARKLQMEAGREKNSTDKSGLTQQVQKTKLDCQPSKPEVETAELPLMAAILDTPKAPEPCSLPQSSVDREREMARKREQERRRREAMSGVIDMTMQSDIMATFEKNLD, from the exons ATGTCTGATCTGAAACCCCCACTGAATTTCACCATGAATGGGAACCCCCCTCCCCCTGAGTTCAAGAACCCTAAAAAGCCTGGGCGCCTCACCAATCAGTTGCAGTATCTAGAAAAGGTGGTGATTAAGTTCCTGTGGAGACACCACTTCTCCTGGCCTTTCAGACAGCCTGTGGATGCAGTCAGACTCAATTTGCCA gattATTATGCAATCATCAAGAACCCAATGGACTTGAGTACCATTAAAAAGCGTCTTGAGAACAATTACTACTGGAAGGCAATGGAGTGTGTAGAAGACTTTAACACCATGTTCACAAACTGTTACGTGTACAATCGG CCAGGAGATGATATTGTTAAAATGGCTCAAATCCTTGAGAAAGTTTTTTTGGAGAAGGTGACAGAGATGCCTCAGGATGAGTTTGAGATCTCTGCTGTGACAAATAAAGCTCCTCTGAAAGGAGGAAGGAAGTCTACAACAG TGTTAAAGATGAGGCCGCAGTCTCCTGTGTCTGAGGTGGTTTTCCAGCAAACAGTGACTGTCATCCCTCCAGATGCTCTACACACAATTCCCTCCACTCCCTTGTCTGCACAGCTCACAGCCAAA TTGAAAAATGGCGTGAAAAGAaaagcagacactacaaccccTTCTGCCTCTTGCATCAACAGCTGTGAGTCATCCCCTTGTGTAACAGAACCAAAAGTCCTAAAGTTATTCTCCAGGCGAGGCAGTGGCCGACCCATCAAACCTCCCTGTAAAGACCTTCCTGAATCACCACCACAGCATCAGGTGGGCAGAAGGACCAAACTCTCTGAGAGACTCAAATACTGCAGTGCCATCCTAAAAGAGATGTTTGCCAAAAAGCATTCTGCTTATGCCTGGCCCTTTTATAAGCCTGTGGATGCTAAGGCACTGGGCCTTGATGATTATCATGAAATCATTCACCAACCCATGGATATGAGTACCATAAAA AAAAAGATGGAAACTCGTGAGTACACGGATGCATTGCAATTTGCTGCAGATGTGCGGCTCATGTTCTCAAACTGCTACAAATACAATCCACCAGGCCATGAGGTAGTGGGAATGGCAAGGAAACTCCAG gaTGTTTTTGAGTTTCGCTTCTCTAAGATTCCTGAAGAGCCGAGGAATGCTGCCTCAACCTCGAGTCAGAACAGAGTAAGGAAGGAGAGAGCACACAGTCCGTCCAGCTCTGAGAGCAGTGACAGCGAATCATCATCTCCATCAGAAGACTCCTCAGACACAGAAGAGGATGAAGAGGAGAGAGCGCAGAGGCTCGCCAGCTTGGAGGAACAG ctgAAAGCAGTACGAGAGCAGCTGCAGTTACTGACACAAACACCACTCTTGAAACCAAAGAAAAGGGAAAAGtccaagaagaagaagaggaagaaagagaaagagtcCACTAAGCGAAAAGgtgaagaaataaagaaatctgcaaaaatacagaaaaggtCAAACAGCAGCAAGTCATCAGG GCGGAAGGAGAGTAGagcatgtgactctgaagaagAGATGAACACTTTACCCATGTCTTATGAGGAGAAACGGCAACTGAGTCTAGACATTAACAAGCTTCCTGGGGACAAGCTTGGGAAAGTAGTGAACATCATCAAGGCGCGAGAACCGCTGCTCAGGGACACAGACCCTGAGGAGATCGAGATCGACTTTGAGACTCTTAAACCTTCAACTCTTCGAGCTCTTGAGTGCTACGTTGTAACCTGCCTTCGAAAGAAACCAAAAGAAACCAACA aaaagAAGTCACAAAAGAAGTCTAAAATCAAGGAAATGGATAAAGAGATTCACCACACAACTGGAGAGCCAAACTCCAATAAAAAGTCCAAAA ttgAAACGGAAGGTGAGTTTAAAGACATGAGCCGTCCGTCTCGTCTGagtgacagcagcagcagctcgtCCAGCTCTGACAGCAGTAGTAGTGACTCTAGCTCCTCTGATAGCTGTGACTCTGATTCAG AACAGAAAACTAAGAGGAAGCAAAGCAAAGCCCCTGGCCAtgccaacaaaaataaaaacaag GCAATGCGGCAGGCCGTTGCTGAGGTAAAGGACTCTTTTTCTGCCTCAGTCGTGACGAGCCAGTCTCGCCTAACATCACTAGTCTCAGAGGCAGACTCCAAAGACCTGTTTGCGTCACAGCAAGCAAAGCATCCTGCCGAGGACAACATCACAACAATCCCAG GCATCCCTCCTCTTTTGTCACCACTGACTTCACCTCCTGCAGCCATGCCTGTCACAGGATCCCAGCCTACCTCCAGCTCTCAGTTCGAG CAATGTAGATTGTTGTCGCCTCTGCATGAGAGTCCATTAACCAATATGAGGGATGAGCAGGGCTGCCCAGAGACTCTGGAAGAGCCCTCTGTTCAGCTGCACAAAATGCCCG GAGCGAAACTTGATGCCGGTGAACTATGCAAGTCTATTCAAGATGCCAAATCCACCCTGCCTAAAAAG GATATTGTCCTAAAGCATGCTGACTCCTGGACAAGCCTGGGTAAGATGGCTACTCAAACTCCTTGCCCCATCAAATCGTCCAAGGAGAGTTTTCAGCAGTTTCGCAAAGTTGCCATGGAGAAAGAGGAACGAGAGAGAGCTCGTAAACTTCAGATGGAGGCTGGTCGAGAAAAGAACAGCACAGACAAAAGCGG TCTGACGCAGCAGGTCCAAAAGACCAAGCTGGACTGCCAGCCTTCAAAGCCAGAAGTGGAAACAGCAGAGCTCCCTCTGATGGCAGCCATCTTGGATACCCCCAAAGCGCCTGAGCCCTGCTCTCTTCCGCAGAGCTCTGTGGACAGAGAACGAGAGATGGCTCGCAAGAGAGAGCAGGAACGCCGCAGAAGAGAGGCT ATGTCAGGAGTTATTGATATGACCATGCAGAGTGACATAATGGCGACCTTTGAGAAGAACTTGGACTga